In the genome of Mytilus edulis unplaced genomic scaffold, xbMytEdul2.2 SCAFFOLD_1625, whole genome shotgun sequence, one region contains:
- the LOC139505996 gene encoding uncharacterized protein: protein MIDIDKYIKGLKLTWIRRLLKNNPKLNKLLESTEKISIENLIYLGQQKDNEEEFLSDSLWNNENIKIGTTSIFYKDWIDKGIFLINDLLNDEGKLMTFQQFQNIYKIKSNFLTYNGVISSIKSYKKALKNYISINNCYKTLGPIMPNNIRIFFLSRKGSKDMYNVLFEKSSTKLRCEEKWSLTLNKNFDWKTVHNMSFYSTKSSKLHWFQYRIIHRILGTNKFLFKIKIKQSDKCTFCSEVTEDIEHIFWTCHKIADLWIRLMDWIYNQTQIIIPFNMDIILFGNLGKTENNKIKNLIILLSKFFIYRTKLCENQVNFAGLKNYLKENLILEKNIFFKTKPLQIANLYWDPWLPLLE, encoded by the exons AtgatagatattgacaaatatataaaaggatTGAAACTAACTTGGATAAGACGGTTGTTGAAAAACAACCCAAAACTAAATAAGCTATTAGAAAGTACTGAAAAAATTAGTATTGAAAACCTTATTTATTTAGGCcaacaaaaagat AATGAAGAGGAGTTTTTATCAGATTCGCTCTGgaataatgaaaacataaaaataggaaCAACATCCATTTTCTATAAAGACTGGATAGATAAAGGgatctttttgataaatgatttattaaacgATGAGGGAAAACTAATGACTTTTCaacaattccaaaacatttataaaattaagtcaAACTTTCTTACttataatggggtcatttcatcaataaaatcatataaaaaggctttaaaaaactatatatccaTAAACAATTGTTATAAAACACTAGGACCAATTATGCCaaataatataagaatattttttttatcaagaaaaggctcgaaagatatgtataatgttttatttgaaaaaagcagTACTAAACTTAGATGTGAAGAAAAATGGTCCTTAACACTCAacaaaaattttgattggaaaactGTGCATAATATGTCTTTTTACTCCACAAAAAGCTCAAAACTCCActggttccaatatagaataatacacagaatattgggcacaaataaatttttatttaagataaaaataaaacaaagcgaTAAATGTACTTTCTGCAGTGAAGTTACTGAAGATATTGAACACATATTTTGGACATGCCATAAAATAGCAGATCTGTGGATAAGACTCATGGACTggatttataaccaaacacaaataattattccatttaacatggatataattttatttggaaatttaggaaaaacagaaaataataaaataaaaaacttaataatacttttatcaaaattctttatctatagaacaaaactgtgtgaaaatcaagtaaattttgcagggctgaaaaactatctaaaagaaaatctaatactagaaaaaaatatattttttaaaacaaagcctCTTCAAATTGCCAACCTCTACTGGGACCCCTGGCTTCCATTATTAGAATAA